The nucleotide sequence AGCTCGTGTCGGAAATCGTCGTAGCCTTCCAGGGATTTGGATAATCCTCTTACCAGCGATCAACCTTAACTCGCGAGGCGTCGAAAATGCCTCAACTGCTTTTCTATCTCACTACGCATCGAAACGCCTGCGATAGTCTTCGCCCTCAATCACTATCGTTTTGCACATCTGGTAGAGACGACTCCGCAGCCTCGCCCCAATGCGAGCGCCGAGCGTTTCATCCATCGGCGACTGGCCCTCGTCGAGATAATTCGTCGTCAAGATCGTCAGCTTCTTCTCATTATAGCGCCCATTGATGATCAAGCCTATCGTGTCTTGCACCCACTCGGACGGCTTGGCCGCCCCCAACTCGTCGAGCGCGATCACCTCGGTCTCGAAAAGCGGCGCCAGGATGCTCATCTCCGTCGTCTCGGTATTCGCGTTATAGCTGTTTTGGATCTCTTTGAGCAGCCCCCGGTACTCGTAGAACCGGCAGGCGATTCCCTTCTCTACCAGGCCGC is from Blastocatellia bacterium and encodes:
- a CDS encoding ATP-binding protein encodes the protein GLVEKGIACRFYEYRGLLKEIQNSYNANTETTEMSILAPLFETEVIALDELGAAKPSEWVQDTIGLIINGRYNEKKLTILTTNYLDEGQSPMDETLGARIGARLRSRLYQMCKTIVIEGEDYRRRFDA